In Helicobacter kayseriensis, the genomic window TTGCTTCATTAAACATTCTGCTCATATCTTTCACATTCCTCACATCCCAAGAGCTAAGGTCTTGATTGAAAGAGGTGGCTTCTAAAAACATTCTATTCATATCTTTGACATTGCTTACATTCCATTTCTCAAGGGGTTGATTGAAAGCAGTTGCTCCTGAAAACATTGAGTCCATATTCTCTACTTGACTTACATCCCACTTCTCAAGAGGTTGATTGAAGGAAGTTGCATCATAGAACATGGCAGACATATTCTTGACTTTGCTTACATCCCATCTCTCAAGAGG contains:
- a CDS encoding BspA family leucine-rich repeat surface protein, with the protein product KMFESVKHFNEPIGDWDVSNVRNMRKMFADAKSFNQPLERWDVSKVKNMSAMFYDATSFNQPLEKWDVSQVENMDSMFSGATAFNQPLEKWNVSNVKDMNRMFLEATSFNQDLSSWDVRNVKDMSRMFNEASAFSYDFDWDLEGKIIEGGFIGGTELSKKIHGRRQ